The Thalassotalea sp. 273M-4 genome includes a region encoding these proteins:
- a CDS encoding efflux RND transporter permease subunit, giving the protein MTDFKSPLTTGKDSMGASLAAFALRRPITTVMIFLSLLLTGILASRLLPLEKFPGIDIPRLWIQVPYPDASPAEVERLITRPIEESLATISGVKRMRSTSHEGGTDIVLEFNWDENINAKSIEARENVDAIRQLLPNDVERVLVYQFNTNDMPVFQLRISSQQDLSLAYDLLERNLKRPIERVQGVSKVELYGVDKRQINIRLDPDKLVSLHINRAQLVQTLNDNNFSVASGYFYDNDKKVMVNPIGEYRSLDDVKNLIVQNGVRLKDIADITYALPIPWEGRHLDQTYAIGMNILKESNANLVEVADRVLKVIDKTKENPQFNGINLYIMDNTADGVTRSLADLLEAGLIGALLSIGVLYLFLRHLVTTMIVVLSVPISLCITLGVMYFAGYSLNILSMMGLLLAVGMLVDNSVVITESIFHEKQHHKDPLTATKIGVNKVSLAVIAGTATTMIVFLPNIVGQKVQLTIFLEHVAIAICISLFASLIIAQTLIPLLTSKMKLSLTPNNSGAFTRFLTVYLNSLQWTHKHKKITAVIALLILISIAIPMGAVSSDEEQNFNDNRLFISWELNEQFNFETAEKITHKMEAFLYEHKEEFLIQSVYSYYAGHSLQTTLILKDGELPISMKELKQRIRDKMPKFVRATPRFGFDQGNGGGVQINLTGLSTDVLLQLKDNLIPLIEHIDGISDVSSNTRGLKEEMQIKVDRVAAFRYGLSSTDVSNAVSLALRGTPLRTFRHGDTGEVDIWLNYDLKVKESIAELKKLPITEFNNKVITLDSVATMEVKPRLSEIHRFNRQTAITIQANLDDITLEQARERIVTTMNAIELPSGYHYSLDGSFTRQDESENVMGVNMLLAICMIYIVMAALFESLLLPTAVITSLLFSFVGVFWAFFITGTPMSVMGMIGMLILMGIVVNNGIVLVDRINQLIEAGKEVQDAVVEGCRDRIRPILMTVSTTILGLIPLALGNTQIGGDGPTYAPMAIAIIGGLLFSTMTSLYLVPLAYMALLQLKEHSRRIINNAKIMVSQLLKA; this is encoded by the coding sequence ATGACTGATTTTAAATCCCCCCTAACAACAGGCAAAGACAGTATGGGCGCGTCACTGGCGGCTTTTGCTCTGCGTCGCCCTATCACCACGGTGATGATCTTTTTATCCTTGCTTTTAACAGGAATTTTGGCCAGTCGTTTACTGCCATTGGAAAAATTCCCTGGCATTGATATTCCAAGACTGTGGATTCAAGTGCCCTACCCTGATGCCTCACCAGCAGAAGTTGAGCGCCTTATTACTCGTCCGATAGAAGAGTCGTTAGCAACAATTTCGGGCGTTAAACGCATGCGCTCGACCTCGCATGAAGGTGGTACCGACATTGTCCTTGAATTTAACTGGGATGAGAACATTAATGCCAAGAGCATTGAAGCGAGAGAAAATGTCGACGCCATTCGCCAACTCTTACCCAATGATGTTGAACGCGTATTGGTTTATCAATTTAATACCAACGATATGCCGGTATTTCAGTTAAGAATTTCATCACAACAAGACTTATCACTGGCCTATGATTTACTTGAACGCAACCTTAAACGTCCGATCGAACGCGTTCAAGGGGTCAGTAAAGTTGAGCTTTATGGGGTTGATAAACGCCAAATAAATATTCGTTTAGACCCAGATAAACTGGTCTCCTTGCATATCAATCGAGCTCAATTGGTTCAAACCTTAAATGACAATAACTTTTCTGTTGCTTCAGGGTATTTTTACGACAACGACAAAAAAGTGATGGTAAACCCGATTGGGGAATACCGCTCGTTAGACGATGTAAAAAATTTAATTGTGCAAAACGGCGTGCGCTTAAAAGACATTGCCGACATCACCTATGCTCTGCCGATCCCATGGGAAGGACGCCACTTAGATCAAACCTACGCTATTGGTATGAACATCTTAAAAGAGTCGAATGCTAATCTGGTGGAGGTCGCCGATAGAGTACTAAAAGTTATTGATAAAACGAAAGAAAACCCACAATTTAACGGAATAAATTTATACATTATGGACAACACAGCTGATGGTGTTACCCGTTCATTAGCCGATCTGCTTGAAGCAGGCTTAATAGGTGCCTTGTTATCTATTGGGGTGCTGTACTTGTTTTTACGTCACTTAGTGACCACGATGATTGTGGTATTGTCGGTTCCTATCTCTCTTTGTATTACTCTGGGCGTAATGTATTTTGCCGGCTATAGCTTAAATATTTTATCTATGATGGGGTTATTATTGGCCGTAGGTATGCTAGTAGATAATTCGGTGGTAATAACTGAGTCTATTTTTCATGAAAAGCAGCATCATAAAGACCCTTTAACAGCGACTAAAATTGGGGTTAACAAAGTGTCCTTGGCGGTTATTGCAGGAACCGCAACCACCATGATTGTGTTTTTACCTAATATTGTTGGCCAAAAAGTACAGCTCACTATTTTCCTTGAGCATGTTGCCATTGCGATTTGTATTTCGTTATTCGCTTCATTGATTATTGCCCAGACCTTGATCCCATTATTAACCAGTAAAATGAAGCTATCACTTACACCTAACAATAGTGGGGCATTTACCCGTTTTTTAACCGTCTACCTTAACAGTCTGCAATGGACTCATAAACATAAAAAAATTACCGCCGTAATAGCCTTGCTTATTTTAATCAGTATTGCCATTCCTATGGGCGCGGTATCTTCCGATGAAGAGCAAAATTTTAATGACAACAGGCTGTTTATTAGTTGGGAGCTAAACGAGCAATTTAATTTTGAAACCGCTGAAAAAATTACCCATAAAATGGAAGCGTTTCTGTATGAGCACAAAGAGGAGTTCTTAATCCAGTCGGTATACAGCTATTATGCCGGCCATAGCTTACAAACTACGCTGATTTTAAAGGATGGAGAATTGCCTATTTCAATGAAAGAATTAAAACAGCGGATTCGAGATAAGATGCCAAAATTTGTTCGTGCAACGCCAAGGTTTGGTTTTGATCAAGGCAATGGTGGTGGCGTGCAAATAAACCTTACGGGCTTATCAACCGATGTGCTTTTGCAGCTTAAAGACAATTTAATCCCGCTTATTGAACACATTGACGGTATTTCAGATGTCAGCTCAAATACCCGAGGACTCAAAGAAGAGATGCAGATTAAAGTTGATCGAGTCGCGGCTTTTCGATATGGATTAAGTTCAACCGATGTATCAAATGCCGTTTCGTTAGCGTTACGAGGCACCCCTCTTCGTACATTTCGCCATGGCGATACCGGCGAAGTCGATATTTGGCTTAACTATGACCTAAAAGTAAAAGAGTCGATTGCGGAATTAAAAAAACTGCCAATCACCGAGTTTAACAACAAAGTGATCACGCTCGACAGCGTTGCCACAATGGAAGTAAAACCAAGATTGAGTGAGATTCACCGCTTTAATCGCCAAACAGCGATTACCATCCAAGCGAACTTAGACGATATAACTCTAGAGCAAGCACGTGAGCGGATTGTAACAACCATGAACGCCATTGAGCTACCTTCTGGTTATCATTACAGTTTAGACGGCAGTTTTACTCGTCAAGATGAGTCTGAAAATGTCATGGGTGTTAATATGTTATTGGCTATCTGTATGATTTACATCGTTATGGCTGCTTTATTTGAAAGTTTATTATTGCCAACGGCGGTGATCACCTCTTTGTTATTTTCATTTGTTGGCGTCTTTTGGGCATTTTTTATTACGGGTACCCCAATGTCGGTGATGGGCATGATAGGCATGCTCATTCTCATGGGCATTGTCGTCAATAACGGGATTGTTTTAGTCGATAGAATAAACCAACTTATTGAAGCCGGTAAAGAGGTTCAAGATGCCGTGGTTGAAGGGTGTCGCGATCGAATTCGCCCAATATTAATGACAGTATCTACTACTATTTTGGGTTTGATCCCGCTTGCCTTAGGTAACACCCAAATTGGTGGTGATGGTCCAACCTACGCTCCTATGGCCATTGCAATTATCGGTGGCTTGTTGTTCTCAACCATGACCAGCCTATACTTGGTACCCTTGGCTTACATGGCGTTACTACAATTAAAAGAGCACAGTAGACGGATTATCAATAACGCCAAAATCATGGTCAGTCAGCTACTTAAAGCCTAG
- the dnaQ gene encoding DNA polymerase III subunit epsilon — protein MQTQQNSEYERLVILDTETTGIDPKAGHRIVEIGCVEMVNRKLTGRTYHAYINPQMEMEQEVINVHGLTNEFLIDKPLFYQVAHEFIDFIKGSELIIHNARFDVGFMDHEFAMTRQNLPKTADICKITDTLKVSRDQFGSPKTLDFLAKHYRVDKLIDRTYHGALIDAQLLAYVYIEMTRYQSTLNLSSSESNNNSDGIRRLDANRAPLSIVMADEQELAAHDERLSLIEKKAGQSIWRGERTEQG, from the coding sequence TTGCAAACCCAACAAAACTCAGAATACGAACGTCTGGTCATACTGGATACGGAAACGACCGGTATCGACCCAAAAGCAGGTCATCGTATCGTTGAAATTGGCTGTGTTGAAATGGTCAATCGAAAATTAACCGGTCGAACTTACCACGCTTACATAAATCCTCAAATGGAAATGGAGCAAGAAGTTATTAACGTTCACGGCCTTACCAATGAATTTTTAATCGATAAACCTTTGTTTTATCAAGTGGCTCATGAGTTCATTGACTTTATTAAAGGCTCTGAACTTATTATTCATAACGCGCGATTCGACGTTGGCTTTATGGATCATGAGTTTGCGATGACAAGGCAAAACCTGCCAAAAACCGCTGATATATGTAAAATCACCGATACTTTAAAGGTTTCTCGCGATCAATTTGGTTCACCAAAAACCTTAGACTTCTTGGCGAAACATTATCGAGTTGATAAGTTAATTGATCGTACCTATCACGGCGCTTTAATTGATGCTCAACTATTAGCGTATGTCTATATTGAAATGACGCGTTATCAGAGCACGTTAAATCTGTCGAGTTCTGAGTCGAATAACAATAGTGATGGAATTCGTCGCTTAGATGCCAATCGAGCACCATTATCGATAGTGATGGCTGATGAACAAGAATTGGCCGCGCATGATGAGCGGTTATCTCTGATAGAGAAAAAAGCAGGGCAGAGTATCTGGCGAGGTGAGCGAACAGAACAAGGATGA
- a CDS encoding beta-phosphoglucomutase family hydrolase, translating to MPTLIQQDLFSQYQGLIFDMDGTLIDSGQLHQRAWLETLTEFSIPVDFTLMRSLAGVPTKQTIEYLIKHYQLSQIDINAATLCKENLSHSLLPDYVKPTKLADFARRNKGIRPMAVGTGASTIEAKSILELCGLSDVFDHVVGADQIKHPKPAPDTFIRCAQLMKVSPSQCIVFEDAKTGIKAARNAGMRVVDVLAEFQIKNDYFLK from the coding sequence ATGCCAACATTGATACAGCAAGATTTATTTTCTCAATACCAAGGTTTAATTTTTGATATGGATGGCACCTTAATCGACAGTGGACAACTGCATCAGCGAGCATGGCTAGAAACTTTGACCGAATTTTCTATTCCGGTTGATTTTACACTGATGCGCTCGCTTGCAGGGGTGCCAACCAAGCAAACCATCGAGTATTTAATTAAGCATTACCAGTTAAGCCAAATAGACATTAATGCAGCCACATTATGCAAAGAAAATTTGTCACACTCGCTTCTTCCCGATTATGTTAAGCCTACTAAACTTGCCGACTTTGCTCGCAGGAACAAAGGTATTAGACCGATGGCGGTAGGAACGGGTGCAAGTACAATCGAAGCAAAAAGTATTTTAGAACTGTGTGGTTTAAGCGATGTATTTGATCATGTTGTTGGTGCCGATCAAATCAAGCACCCCAAACCAGCACCAGATACCTTCATTCGTTGTGCGCAACTAATGAAGGTGAGCCCAAGTCAGTGTATCGTATTTGAAGATGCAAAGACGGGTATTAAAGCCGCAAGAAATGCAGGGATGCGCGTTGTTGATGTATTAGCTGAATTTCAAATAAAGAATGATTACTTTTTAAAATAA
- a CDS encoding MBL fold metallo-hydrolase, translated as MQPVIQYFFHSPSFTLSYVVFDPQTKECAIIDPALDYDPTASRVDSDFANALINYVQKHELRLKYILETHAHADHISSAFYLKKKLGGEICIGQHIKSIQKTFKSIFNLAKDFNTQGVQFDRLLTEGDTLALGKLSIKVLSTPGHTPDSLTYVINDNAFIGDTLFMPDSGSARCDFPGGDAALLYQSIHKIYALGDKTRLYMCHDYQPGGRELKYVTTVVEQKQNNIQISQDVCEQDYIEKRNARDATLANPKLIFQSLQCNIQAGDLPRAEHDNLHFFKTPISGIDALN; from the coding sequence ATGCAACCGGTTATTCAATATTTTTTTCATTCCCCTTCTTTTACCTTAAGCTACGTCGTCTTTGATCCACAAACCAAAGAATGCGCCATTATCGACCCTGCTTTAGATTACGACCCAACGGCTAGCCGTGTGGATTCTGACTTTGCAAATGCGCTGATTAATTACGTACAAAAGCACGAGCTTAGATTAAAGTACATTCTAGAGACGCACGCCCACGCTGATCATATTTCGTCAGCGTTTTATTTAAAGAAAAAACTTGGGGGGGAAATATGCATTGGTCAACATATCAAAAGTATTCAAAAAACCTTTAAGAGCATCTTTAATTTAGCCAAAGACTTCAATACTCAAGGGGTGCAATTTGATAGGTTACTTACAGAAGGAGATACATTGGCGCTGGGTAAATTATCTATTAAGGTTTTATCTACCCCAGGTCATACCCCAGACAGCCTAACTTATGTGATTAACGATAATGCGTTTATTGGCGATACCTTGTTTATGCCAGATTCAGGTTCTGCGCGTTGCGACTTTCCAGGTGGTGATGCGGCGCTATTATACCAATCAATTCATAAAATTTATGCGTTGGGCGATAAGACTCGATTATATATGTGTCACGATTATCAGCCCGGAGGTCGTGAATTAAAGTATGTCACGACCGTTGTCGAGCAAAAGCAAAACAACATTCAAATTAGCCAAGATGTATGTGAGCAAGATTACATCGAAAAGCGCAATGCTCGGGATGCCACCTTAGCCAACCCCAAATTAATCTTTCAATCATTGCAATGCAATATTCAAGCTGGCGACCTGCCACGCGCAGAGCACGACAACTTACACTTTTTTAAAACCCCTATTTCAGGTATTGATGCATTAAATTAA
- a CDS encoding DUF2919 family protein has product MHPLAHYSLKDFDKYNCLKLSVSYYFLLAYLLKGYVVGLVSFSNFNDKLSVIRWFYPDSEAFYLSLVIGLPGWFFAYLLLQRRPEGSSIAKRFWPKVMLIATVLVSLNVAFSWGLYWWLELGDKSSLLGQSMIGVVLLWYCKQHKRAKINRTEFPEMIED; this is encoded by the coding sequence ATGCATCCTCTTGCCCATTACTCACTGAAAGACTTTGATAAATACAACTGCCTAAAATTATCGGTGAGTTACTATTTTCTGTTAGCGTATTTACTTAAAGGATACGTGGTTGGATTGGTTTCGTTTTCCAATTTTAATGATAAGTTGTCGGTCATTCGTTGGTTTTATCCCGACTCAGAGGCATTTTATCTGAGTTTGGTTATAGGTTTACCGGGCTGGTTTTTTGCCTACCTGTTGTTACAAAGAAGGCCTGAAGGCAGTTCAATAGCAAAACGCTTTTGGCCGAAGGTGATGTTAATCGCGACTGTTTTGGTAAGTCTCAATGTTGCCTTTTCGTGGGGCTTGTATTGGTGGTTAGAACTCGGTGATAAATCCTCCCTTTTAGGGCAAAGCATGATTGGCGTCGTTTTACTTTGGTATTGTAAACAACATAAGCGCGCAAAAATTAATCGTACAGAGTTCCCTGAGATGATAGAAGATTAA
- a CDS encoding GNAT family N-acetyltransferase translates to MLKIVDTKDLRSAAQFTFDNMKPYYEMYSVDWSVEDVYQATKDLSNFDILADGQHIGVLRLSFEGGRCQLRDIEIGSAHQNQGYGAQVISKVIDIARQRNLEFIDLKVFQRSPAHQLYSRTGFIVDNADDRFYYMSLSVI, encoded by the coding sequence ATGCTAAAGATTGTTGATACCAAAGACTTAAGGTCTGCTGCCCAGTTTACGTTTGACAACATGAAACCGTACTACGAAATGTACTCAGTAGATTGGAGTGTAGAAGATGTTTACCAAGCAACCAAAGATCTATCAAACTTTGATATTTTGGCTGATGGTCAACACATAGGTGTACTTAGACTATCGTTCGAGGGAGGACGATGTCAACTTCGTGACATCGAGATTGGATCTGCCCATCAAAACCAAGGATACGGTGCCCAAGTGATTTCCAAAGTAATCGATATTGCACGACAACGAAATTTAGAATTCATCGACCTCAAAGTCTTTCAGCGAAGTCCTGCCCATCAACTGTATAGTCGTACTGGGTTTATTGTTGATAATGCTGATGATCGTTTTTACTACATGAGCTTGTCCGTCATATAA
- a CDS encoding DUF2238 domain-containing protein, whose product MKYIWIIIFAVVFIWSAISPKDQFTWALEVAPALIGALLLALTFKSYRLTPMLYAFILLHCIVLMVGGHYTYAEVPFFDGLLGADRNNYDKVGHFFQGFVPALLAREILIRQNVVNGHGWLNVIIVSICLAFSAFYELIEWWVALLTGENAEAFLGTQGYVWDTQSDMALALIGAICALLILSRLHDQQLSKISN is encoded by the coding sequence ATGAAATATATTTGGATCATTATTTTTGCAGTTGTGTTTATCTGGTCCGCCATAAGCCCAAAAGATCAATTTACTTGGGCTTTAGAAGTGGCGCCGGCACTGATTGGCGCGTTATTACTGGCCCTGACGTTTAAGTCGTATCGACTGACACCAATGCTCTATGCTTTCATTTTATTGCACTGTATTGTGCTAATGGTTGGTGGTCATTATACCTATGCAGAAGTGCCGTTTTTTGACGGTTTGCTTGGTGCTGATAGAAATAACTACGACAAAGTAGGGCACTTTTTTCAAGGCTTTGTGCCAGCATTATTGGCAAGAGAAATATTGATTCGGCAAAACGTGGTTAATGGCCATGGATGGTTAAATGTTATTATCGTTTCTATTTGTCTAGCTTTTAGTGCCTTTTATGAGTTGATTGAATGGTGGGTTGCTCTTTTAACAGGCGAAAATGCGGAAGCGTTTTTAGGTACCCAAGGTTACGTTTGGGACACTCAATCTGATATGGCGTTGGCGCTAATTGGGGCGATTTGCGCACTGCTGATATTGTCTAGGTTGCACGATCAGCAACTTTCTAAGATAAGTAATTAA
- the tcdA gene encoding tRNA cyclic N6-threonylcarbamoyladenosine(37) synthase TcdA, whose protein sequence is MSDYQLRFGGIERLYGVTGAEHIKQAHFCVIGIGGVGSWVAEALARNGIGQITLVDLDDICMTNINRQIHALTNTVGESKVEVMAERIKQINPECVVNEVEDFITMENLTELIHSEFDYVIDAIDSVRVKTALIAHCKRQKIPMITIGGAGGQIDPSKIEITDLSKTYQDPLLAKVKNQLRRDYNFSRNVKRKFSIDAVFSSEQLIYPTNDGDVCHAKQTQDGAMRLDCSGGFGAATHVTASFAFFAVSRAMNKYLTKKNCK, encoded by the coding sequence ATGTCGGATTATCAACTACGTTTTGGTGGTATCGAGCGTCTATATGGCGTAACGGGTGCTGAACATATTAAACAGGCTCATTTTTGTGTTATTGGCATTGGTGGTGTTGGCTCTTGGGTGGCCGAAGCTTTAGCCCGTAATGGCATTGGTCAAATTACCCTAGTCGATTTGGATGATATTTGTATGACCAATATTAATCGTCAAATCCATGCTTTAACCAATACCGTAGGCGAGAGCAAAGTTGAAGTGATGGCTGAGCGCATTAAGCAAATCAACCCTGAGTGTGTGGTTAATGAAGTGGAAGATTTTATTACCATGGAAAATCTGACCGAGTTAATCCACTCAGAATTTGATTATGTAATTGATGCGATTGACTCTGTGCGGGTAAAAACCGCGCTTATCGCCCATTGTAAACGCCAAAAAATTCCGATGATCACCATTGGTGGCGCAGGTGGACAAATTGACCCAAGCAAAATTGAGATAACCGATTTAAGTAAAACCTATCAAGATCCGCTTTTAGCTAAGGTCAAGAATCAATTACGTCGCGACTACAATTTTTCGCGTAATGTGAAACGCAAGTTTTCCATTGATGCCGTGTTTTCATCGGAGCAATTAATTTACCCAACCAATGATGGCGATGTTTGCCATGCTAAACAAACCCAAGATGGGGCCATGCGATTAGATTGTAGTGGTGGTTTTGGCGCAGCAACGCATGTGACAGCAAGTTTTGCCTTTTTTGCGGTAAGCCGTGCTATGAATAAGTACTTAACGAAAAAAAACTGTAAATAG